A genomic region of Arachis stenosperma cultivar V10309 chromosome 9, arast.V10309.gnm1.PFL2, whole genome shotgun sequence contains the following coding sequences:
- the LOC130950035 gene encoding uncharacterized protein LOC130950035 — translation MTGLDLILGLDWLSKNHVLLDCSEKLVQFMPEGSEAPVVVNSYYLNSMIVNYSGTECQGIMLLTAGVSGDDQSLEQISVVCEFPDVFPDDINEFPPNREVEFTIELVPRAGLISITPYRMSSLEMAELKAQLEDLLGKHFI, via the coding sequence ATGACTGGTCTTGATCTCattttgggattggattggttatccaAGAATCATGTTTTACTTGATTGTTCTGAAAAGTTAGTACAGTTTATGCCGGAAGGGTCAGAAGCACCGGTTGTGGTGAATAGTTACTATTTGAATTCTATGATAGTAAACTATTCTGGAACTGAATGTCAGGGTATTATGTTATTAACTGCGGGAGTATCAGGTGATGATCAGAGTTTAGAGCAGATTTCGGTTGTATGTGAATTTCCAGATGTGTTTCCGGATGATATTAATGAATTTCCACCTAATCGGGAAGTGGAATTCACAATTGAGTTGGTACCTAGAGCCGGTCTGATTTCAATTACTCCTTACAGGATGTCATCTTTAGAAATGGCTGAACTGAAAGCTCAGCTGGAGGATCTGTTGGGTAAGCATTTTATCTGA
- the LOC130950036 gene encoding uncharacterized protein LOC130950036, translating into MTLATFLKVHPPTFRGTSNPTDADNWIQAMERVLQAQQVPEEQWVKFGTYQLQGEAQYWWQGTRRILQPDGAAIPWEVFRTEFYKKYFPNSARNAKELELMQLKQGQMTVAEYTRGLRSDILSFVAPMEIRVFSELVNKSRVAEDCVRKAAAEKGSLRVPFQRPSGRNFAPRGRNFKRGGVVPQQTQDQDNYRRSNTNASQGKKFGKQPQQDLNCQKYGRYHPGVACRFGLGVCYSCGQPGQIATNYPEKKKYETGRVQQPGRVYTTSTIGAEGSETLIRGNCEMASKILNALFDSGASHSFIAFEKAHELGLRMVVLGYDLKVYNATHEAMVTRIGCPQVPF; encoded by the exons ATGACACTTGCTACATTTCTGAAAGTTCACCCTCCGACTTTTAGGGGAACCTCAAATCCCACTGATGCAGATAATTGGATTCAGGCTATGGAAAGGGTGTTACAGGCACAGCAGGTTCCTGAGGAGCAATGGGTTAAATTTGGAACTTATCAGTTACAAGGTGAAGCTCAGTATTGGTGGCAAGGAACCCGACGTATCCTGCAGCCTGATGGTGCTGCGATTCCTTGGGAGGTTTTTCGGacagagttctataagaagtactttcctaATTCAGCCAGAAATGCCAAGGAACTTGAATTAATGCAGTTAAAACAGGGACAGATGACTGTTGCTGAGTATACTA gaggtcTTCGGAGTGATATTCTGAGCTTTGTTGCCCCAATGGAGATCAGGGTATTTTCTGAATTGGTGAATAAGAGTAGAGTGGCTGAGGACTGTGTGAGAAAGGCAGCAGCAGAGAAAGGGAGTTTGAGGGTGCCTTTTCAGAGGCCTTCAGGGAGGAACTTTGCTCCGAGAGGTAGGAATTTCAAGCGTGGAGGTGTTGTTCCGCAGCAGACTCAGGATCAAGATAATTACAGAAGGTCGAATACCAATGCTAGTCAAGGAAaaaagtttgggaagcagccacAACAAGATCTGAATTGTCAGAAGTACGGAAGGTATCACCCTGGAGTTGCGTGCAGATTCGGACTTGGAGTATGCTATTCTTGTGGACAGCCCGGGCAAATAGCCACCAAttacccagagaagaagaagtatGAGACTGGTAGGGTGCAGCAGCCAGGGAGAGTATACACCACTTCTACCATAggtgctgagggatctgagacactgaTTAGAGGTAATTGTGAAATGGCTAGTAAAAtcttaaatgctttatttgattcaggAGCAAGTcattcatttattgcatttgaaAAGGCCCATGAATTAGGATTGAGAATGGTGGTTTTAGGTTATGATTTGAAAGTATATAATGCTACTCATGAAGCTATGGTGACCAGGATAGGATGTCCACAAGTTCCCTTTTGA